In one Streptomyces sp. NBC_01288 genomic region, the following are encoded:
- a CDS encoding DUF1684 domain-containing protein yields MTVDLTTTDLQAFTQDWLEWYRGQEERLTAPHGFLAITGLHWLDDRPQRFPDAPGAWWTDADGVAVALDEGEELVVEGTPVRGEHRFGVLPERGGVDAVWGDAVIEVAKRGGNDIVRPRHPDAPLRTDFAGTPAYAPDPRWVVQGRYTAFETPRPTTVGAAVEGLEHVYDAPGRVEFELDGQSLALTAFPGRGPGGLLVLFTDATSGVTTYAANRALALAPPDADGTVVLDFNRATNLPCAYTDLATCPLPPAENRLPVSVEAGQKTPRERGGVA; encoded by the coding sequence ATGACCGTTGACCTGACCACGACCGACCTCCAGGCCTTCACTCAGGACTGGCTGGAGTGGTATCGCGGGCAGGAGGAACGCCTCACCGCTCCGCACGGGTTCCTGGCGATCACCGGGCTGCACTGGCTCGACGACCGGCCGCAGCGCTTCCCGGACGCGCCGGGTGCCTGGTGGACCGACGCCGACGGGGTCGCCGTAGCCCTCGACGAAGGTGAGGAACTCGTCGTGGAGGGAACGCCGGTGCGGGGCGAGCACCGCTTCGGCGTGCTGCCCGAGCGGGGCGGGGTCGACGCGGTCTGGGGCGATGCGGTGATCGAGGTGGCGAAGCGCGGCGGGAACGACATCGTGCGGCCCCGGCACCCGGACGCGCCGCTGCGCACCGACTTCGCCGGTACGCCCGCCTACGCGCCGGATCCCCGCTGGGTGGTTCAGGGGCGCTATACGGCCTTCGAGACGCCGCGTCCTACGACCGTGGGCGCGGCGGTCGAGGGGCTGGAGCATGTCTACGACGCCCCGGGCCGGGTCGAGTTCGAGCTGGACGGGCAGTCGCTCGCCCTGACCGCGTTCCCCGGACGGGGGCCGGGCGGACTGCTCGTGCTCTTCACCGACGCCACCTCCGGGGTGACCACGTACGCCGCGAACCGGGCCCTCGCGCTCGCCCCGCCGGACGCCGACGGCACGGTCGTCCTGGACTTCAACCGCGCGACGAACCTGCCGTGCGCCTACACCGACCTGGCCACCTGCCCGCTGCCGCCGGCGGAGAACCGGCTGCCGGTGTCCGTCGAGGCCGGGCAGAAGACACCCCGTGAGCGGGGAGGAGTCGCCTGA
- a CDS encoding DUF397 domain-containing protein, with protein sequence MKLHDGISWGFHLCGFDAATKKVGKVGLPNGEGSSLMQNFTNGMAAGLIPGTWVKSRMSEANGMCVELAALPRGGVAVRNSTDPGGPALIFTAEEMGAFLDGAKKGEFDALGTPN encoded by the coding sequence ATGAAATTGCATGACGGGATTTCATGGGGCTTCCACCTGTGCGGTTTCGACGCCGCGACGAAAAAGGTCGGAAAAGTTGGTTTGCCGAACGGAGAGGGTTCGTCTCTGATGCAGAACTTCACAAACGGAATGGCCGCCGGCCTCATCCCGGGAACGTGGGTGAAGAGCCGCATGTCCGAAGCGAACGGCATGTGCGTCGAGCTGGCCGCACTGCCCCGGGGCGGCGTGGCCGTACGGAACTCGACCGACCCCGGCGGACCCGCACTGATCTTTACCGCCGAGGAGATGGGCGCTTTCCTCGACGGTGCGAAGAAGGGGGAGTTCGATGCTCTCGGTACTCCCAACTAG
- a CDS encoding Scr1 family TA system antitoxin-like transcriptional regulator: protein MSPDPIPINRLARHTAGPDTTKTAATIMLGLAVKDLRDEVGLTQKELAKATHVSNSTISRLENADSTPEGRTVEAVMAYLKLDGPARNKLSMLFSRAQEPEWFQNRFDDCAPDYLRRLLGLESVAIGLTTYDVRLVSGLLQTPEYASCILRTGLHLTEWDSPEMELRVAMRRERQERVFDQTEPPRCVFLMDESVLLRRAGSDQVMRDQMLHLAEMARLPHITIRFVLLDRMIAGNEASMAGGMAHLQFGRGGLPDLVYVEGYRKADYYNKPALSAEERAKPWPTKENDFERHLQLLLRIQGEACASPMESRRMLNEAVERYS, encoded by the coding sequence GTGTCCCCGGATCCGATTCCGATCAATCGTCTGGCCCGGCATACCGCCGGGCCGGACACGACAAAGACAGCGGCCACCATCATGCTCGGCCTCGCCGTCAAGGATTTGCGTGACGAGGTCGGTCTGACGCAGAAAGAGCTGGCGAAGGCCACCCACGTTTCGAACTCGACCATCAGTCGACTTGAGAATGCCGATTCCACGCCCGAGGGGCGCACGGTCGAAGCGGTGATGGCCTATCTGAAACTCGACGGGCCGGCACGGAACAAGTTGTCGATGTTGTTCTCCCGTGCCCAGGAACCGGAATGGTTCCAGAACAGGTTCGACGACTGCGCCCCCGACTACCTGCGGCGGCTCCTCGGCCTCGAATCCGTCGCGATCGGGCTCACCACGTATGACGTGCGCCTGGTGTCGGGCCTGCTACAGACTCCCGAGTACGCGAGCTGCATCCTCCGCACAGGCCTGCACCTCACGGAGTGGGACAGTCCGGAGATGGAGCTACGGGTGGCCATGCGCCGGGAGCGCCAGGAGCGGGTCTTCGACCAGACCGAGCCGCCGCGCTGTGTGTTCCTCATGGACGAGTCCGTCCTGCTGCGGAGAGCAGGCTCGGACCAGGTGATGCGCGACCAGATGCTCCACCTCGCGGAGATGGCCCGGCTCCCGCACATCACCATCCGGTTCGTGCTCCTCGACCGGATGATCGCGGGCAACGAGGCATCGATGGCGGGCGGCATGGCCCACCTCCAGTTCGGCCGCGGCGGCCTGCCCGACCTCGTCTACGTCGAGGGCTACCGCAAGGCCGACTACTACAACAAGCCCGCGCTGAGCGCCGAGGAGCGGGCGAAACCCTGGCCGACGAAGGAGAACGACTTCGAGCGGCACCTCCAGCTCCTGCTGCGCATCCAGGGCGAGGCGTGTGCCTCACCCATGGAGAGCCGGCGCATGCTGAACGAGGCCGTCGAGCGGTACTCCTAG
- a CDS encoding SAM-dependent methyltransferase: MGRIRRGDGPLVEHNHVDLSLPSAARMYDWLLGGSNNFEADRNACELLLEVAPTSREIALNNRWFLQRVVRVLAEEHGIRQFIDFGSGLPTQRNVHQIAQEIAPESHVVYIDNDPVVLSLGQSLLNENDNTAILSVDMTDTDTIFGHPDFTRLIDFTEPAAALFNSVLHCLPDSAGPKAFVERVVDRLVPGSFVVVCQLVSDDAKVRDDVTELMRVQTGGNWGRVREKADVDEIFDRLVVEDPGLVDVTDWRPDSELQQRQRSIEWTEYGGLGKVPPRQ, from the coding sequence ATGGGGCGGATTCGGCGAGGGGACGGGCCGTTGGTGGAGCACAATCATGTCGATCTGTCGTTGCCCAGCGCGGCGCGGATGTACGACTGGCTGCTGGGTGGCAGCAACAACTTCGAAGCGGACCGGAATGCCTGCGAGTTGTTGCTGGAGGTGGCACCCACCTCGCGTGAGATCGCGCTGAACAACCGGTGGTTCCTCCAACGCGTGGTCCGGGTGCTGGCCGAGGAGCACGGGATAAGGCAGTTCATCGATTTCGGCTCGGGCCTTCCGACGCAGCGCAACGTGCACCAGATCGCGCAGGAGATCGCCCCCGAATCCCACGTCGTCTATATCGACAACGATCCCGTCGTCCTGTCGCTGGGCCAGTCCCTGCTCAACGAGAACGACAACACGGCGATCCTGTCGGTCGACATGACGGACACCGACACCATCTTCGGTCACCCGGACTTCACCCGGCTCATCGACTTCACCGAGCCGGCGGCCGCCCTGTTCAACTCCGTACTGCACTGCCTGCCGGACAGCGCCGGCCCAAAGGCCTTTGTGGAGCGGGTCGTTGACCGGCTCGTCCCGGGCAGCTTCGTCGTCGTGTGCCAGCTCGTGAGCGACGATGCCAAGGTCCGCGACGACGTCACCGAACTCATGCGGGTCCAGACCGGGGGCAATTGGGGCAGGGTCCGGGAGAAGGCGGACGTGGACGAGATCTTCGACCGGCTCGTCGTGGAGGACCCGGGACTCGTCGACGTGACCGACTGGCGGCCCGACTCCGAGCTCCAGCAGCGCCAACGCAGCATCGAGTGGACGGAGTACGGCGGCCTGGGGAAGGTGCCACCCCGGCAATAG
- a CDS encoding sigma factor-like helix-turn-helix DNA-binding protein encodes MRTGIDSPSSAVDPVIADLGFAAFAERNRPRYTLYARARLSAVARSTAVVEATLVSAHDRWQWLMCQPCPAAEVWEELRRQVERRGERAAGQDPVLTMLYQRLPNACADSVVLCRRLGFSLAEAAELMGVEPSAVEAALAAARRTFPQLVGAEAPLRHP; translated from the coding sequence TTGCGCACCGGGATCGACTCCCCGTCATCGGCGGTCGATCCGGTGATCGCGGACCTCGGCTTCGCGGCCTTCGCCGAACGGAACCGCCCCCGCTACACGCTCTATGCCAGGGCTCGGCTGTCCGCGGTCGCACGTTCCACGGCGGTCGTGGAAGCCACGCTGGTGTCCGCCCACGATCGCTGGCAGTGGTTGATGTGTCAGCCCTGCCCCGCGGCCGAGGTCTGGGAAGAACTCCGCCGTCAGGTCGAGCGGCGGGGCGAGCGTGCCGCGGGCCAGGACCCGGTCCTGACCATGCTGTACCAGCGGCTCCCCAACGCGTGTGCGGACAGTGTGGTGTTGTGCCGCCGGCTGGGGTTCTCCCTAGCCGAGGCGGCCGAGTTGATGGGCGTCGAGCCGTCCGCGGTCGAAGCGGCCCTCGCCGCCGCGCGGCGGACCTTCCCCCAACTCGTCGGTGCGGAGGCGCCCTTGAGGCATCCCTGA
- a CDS encoding DUF427 domain-containing protein translates to MSTFPTARDVRTTPEGILWEPSPRWVRGRKGDTTVVDSRHPVLVWEPAVPVPTYAFPHDEVREDLLHPAKNPRIGKHTGSRVFYDLEIGGELVENAAWTYPADDLAGYIAFEWFRRVGRGLDHWYEEEEEIFIHPRDPHKRVDAIPSGRHVRVEIDGTVVADTRRPVLLFETGLPTRYYIPREDVRLDLFEPTGHSTGCPYKGTATYWSWRGEAGVSGVLANIVWSYPEPLPAVGAVTDLLAFYNEAVDIFVDGEIVERPVTPFTEAFSEQSPA, encoded by the coding sequence ATGAGCACCTTCCCCACCGCGCGAGACGTCAGGACCACCCCCGAAGGCATCCTTTGGGAGCCGAGCCCACGCTGGGTGCGCGGCCGCAAGGGCGACACCACCGTCGTGGACAGCAGGCACCCCGTCCTCGTATGGGAACCGGCCGTACCCGTCCCGACGTACGCCTTCCCGCACGACGAGGTCCGCGAGGACCTGCTCCACCCGGCGAAGAACCCGCGGATCGGCAAGCACACCGGATCACGCGTCTTCTACGACCTCGAAATCGGCGGCGAGCTGGTGGAGAACGCGGCCTGGACCTATCCCGCCGACGACCTGGCCGGGTACATCGCCTTCGAGTGGTTCCGGCGGGTCGGGCGGGGCCTGGACCACTGGTACGAGGAGGAGGAAGAGATCTTCATCCACCCCCGTGACCCGCACAAGCGAGTCGACGCCATCCCCAGCGGCCGTCACGTCCGGGTCGAGATCGACGGCACGGTCGTCGCCGACACCCGCCGCCCGGTCCTGCTCTTCGAGACCGGTCTCCCGACCCGGTACTACATCCCGCGCGAAGACGTCCGGCTGGATCTGTTCGAGCCGACCGGCCACAGCACCGGGTGCCCCTACAAGGGCACCGCCACGTACTGGTCGTGGCGGGGCGAGGCCGGCGTTTCCGGTGTCCTGGCGAACATCGTCTGGAGCTATCCGGAGCCGTTGCCCGCGGTCGGCGCCGTGACGGATCTGCTCGCCTTCTACAACGAGGCGGTCGACATCTTCGTGGACGGCGAGATCGTGGAGCGCCCGGTCACGCCCTTCACCGAGGCGTTCTCGGAGCAGTCGCCGGCGTGA